The following are encoded in a window of Podospora pseudoanserina strain CBS 124.78 chromosome 6, whole genome shotgun sequence genomic DNA:
- a CDS encoding hypothetical protein (EggNog:ENOG503PGY3): MHSNRATLFLSASYVLFLPCFSLPLHESPLQQPAALAPRATYAVVNIDGGGSGTTPGGSPGGSPGGGIGAGSPGTSGPGGSGGSGGSGTGNQPAPNPVTITVVQTPPTKTAVQTVFMTSPAVTNRITDTVVVTKTVQIVNIEPTSTPATSTAHPLPTSSAQPVVPIEPSHLTSTLVSISSFLSSSTATPTSVLPSTTDVIVVTSIAAVPEPSLNSSTTYDDGKWHTTYPAWNGTLDRRSNRSRFRQRAAP; encoded by the coding sequence ATGCATTCCAACCGAGCAACTCTATTTCTTTCAGCATCCTACGTTCTCTTTCTTCCTTGTTTCTCTCTGCCGCTCCATGAGTCGCCGTTACAACAACCAGCAGCCCTAGCGCCCAGGGCGACCTATGCGGTAGTCAATAtcgatggaggaggttcCGGCACGACTCCGGGTGGGTCTCCGGGAGGGTCCCCAGGAGGAGGGATCGGCGCTGGCAGCCCCGGCACTTCCGGCCCCGGTGGTTCAGGGGGCTCAGGGGGGTCCGGTACCGGCAATCAGCCCGCCCCGAACCCCGTGACCATCACCGTGGTACAGACGCCTCCTACCAAGACAGCTGTTCAAACAGTTTTTATGACGTCGCCCGCAGTCACAAATCGTATCACAGACACTGTCGTCGTGACGAAAACGGTTCAGATTGTCAATATCGAGCCCACATCCACGCCTGCAACTAGCACGGCTCACCCTCTCCCGACATCGTCGGCCCAACCAGTGGTACCCATCGAACCCTCACACTTGACGTCAACACTGGTGTCGATCTCGTCCTTTTTGAGCTCGTCAACAGCGACACCAACTTCAGTCCTACCCTCAACCACCGATGTCATAGTCGTCACTTCGATTGCTGCTGTCCCCGAACCAAGTTTGAACAGCAGCACGACATACGATGACGGAAAATGGCACACCACATATCCAGCTTGGAACGGGACCTTGGACCGCCGGTCCAATCGTTCTCGGTTCCGGCAACGGGCTGCCCCCTGA